The following coding sequences are from one Salinicoccus sp. Bachu38 window:
- a CDS encoding NADH-dependent flavin oxidoreductase, translated as MKEKYASLFETVPLPNGVELRNKFVLAPLTHVTSNDDGTASDAEIEYIGKRSRGMGLALTAASNVTDLGKAFPGQPSIAHDSDIEGLKKVAQSMKADGAKALVQIHHGGVQALPKWTPDGDCVGPSPITMQSFDETEPHAAREITEAEIEETIRAFGEATRRAAEAGFDGVEIHGANHYIIHQFVSPYFNRRTDKWGQDRYLFAMEVVDEVVRAAEAYAADDFIIGYRFSPEEPQSPGIDMEITETLIGKLVDKPLDYLHVSLFDVHSETRDGKYAGIERVELLHKWIGGRMPLIGIGSIFTPDQALEAVESGNVDMIALGRAALLDHDFVKKTEAGREDEIINVFDPERSDKHELPDPLWQQLYKGFYPVPRTDQ; from the coding sequence ATGAAGGAAAAGTACGCATCCCTGTTTGAGACCGTTCCATTGCCGAACGGCGTCGAACTCAGGAATAAATTTGTATTGGCACCACTGACACATGTTACCTCGAACGATGACGGAACCGCATCGGATGCCGAGATAGAATATATCGGCAAACGCTCCAGAGGGATGGGCTTGGCACTTACTGCCGCTTCCAACGTGACAGACCTCGGCAAGGCCTTCCCCGGACAGCCATCCATCGCCCATGACTCCGACATCGAGGGACTGAAGAAGGTTGCCCAGTCCATGAAGGCGGACGGGGCAAAGGCCCTCGTCCAGATCCACCATGGCGGTGTGCAGGCCCTACCTAAATGGACGCCGGATGGCGACTGTGTCGGACCGAGCCCGATCACCATGCAGAGCTTTGACGAGACGGAACCGCACGCGGCGCGTGAAATCACCGAGGCAGAGATCGAAGAGACGATCAGAGCATTCGGCGAGGCGACACGCCGTGCAGCAGAGGCAGGGTTCGACGGTGTAGAAATCCATGGTGCGAACCACTACATCATCCACCAGTTCGTCTCCCCCTACTTCAACAGGAGGACGGACAAATGGGGACAGGACCGCTACCTGTTCGCGATGGAGGTCGTGGATGAGGTCGTCAGGGCGGCCGAGGCATACGCGGCCGATGATTTCATCATCGGCTACCGCTTCTCTCCTGAAGAACCGCAATCTCCGGGGATCGACATGGAGATCACCGAAACGCTGATCGGCAAACTGGTCGACAAGCCGCTCGATTATCTGCATGTCTCCCTGTTTGATGTACATTCGGAGACACGCGACGGCAAGTACGCCGGCATCGAACGTGTCGAACTACTGCACAAATGGATTGGTGGCCGCATGCCGCTGATCGGCATCGGCTCCATCTTCACGCCGGACCAGGCACTCGAAGCCGTGGAATCGGGCAACGTCGACATGATCGCCCTCGGCCGTGCCGCACTGCTCGACCATGACTTCGTCAAGAAGACGGAAGCTGGCAGGGAAGATGAGATCATCAATGTGTTCGATCCGGAGCGGTCGGACAAGCACGAATTGCCGGACCCGTTATGGCAGCAGCTCTATAAAGGATTCTATCCCGTCCCACGCACGGACCAGTAG
- a CDS encoding PTS transporter subunit EIIC, which translates to MKNKKDYRTLAEDIIRLLGGEGNIDTVIHCVTRLRFYLKDETLPDSEKIKELDGVMGVVEAGGQYQVVVGPAVDDIHKEVTGQLSLSDESGDETAPAADPPGERTASEKVRNGFNNLIGIITGAVMPIINILAAAGIIKGLLAVLTSSNIISDTGTAYLIINAMADAVFYFLPVLVGFNAAKRLDGNPLLTAVIGGVIIHPTILEAANSEVSIFSIGTVDFPFLAYTYSIFPMILAAWMVKKLEDWLKTWVSAYIQAIFIPIVVIGIVATATLILTGPVLIGFSSLLANGLESMLSLNAPIFGAIINGFYQLLVIFGLHWGIIPIYVNDFATLGYSYLSAMVSMTIVGQGGAALGVAVKTKKADIKELGYAGAFSAFCGITEPAIYGINLRFRRPFICASIASAVGGFLTGLLGINMWSIIGSIIGLPSFIDPDNGITENFWYAILVTAITLFLAFGLTYVWGYNDRMEMAKKREKPKNPAKAELAK; encoded by the coding sequence ATGAAGAATAAAAAGGACTATCGCACACTGGCGGAGGATATCATCCGGCTGCTTGGCGGTGAAGGGAACATCGACACCGTCATCCACTGCGTCACACGTCTTCGCTTCTATCTGAAGGATGAGACCCTCCCCGACAGCGAAAAGATAAAGGAATTGGACGGCGTCATGGGAGTGGTGGAGGCAGGGGGCCAGTACCAGGTGGTGGTGGGTCCGGCGGTCGATGACATCCACAAGGAAGTGACTGGGCAGCTGTCCCTCTCCGATGAGTCAGGTGATGAAACTGCACCTGCAGCCGATCCGCCCGGGGAACGCACTGCTTCCGAAAAGGTGCGGAATGGCTTCAATAACCTGATTGGCATCATCACCGGTGCCGTGATGCCAATCATCAATATTCTCGCAGCAGCGGGTATCATCAAGGGGCTTCTCGCTGTATTGACCAGTTCCAACATCATTTCCGATACGGGCACAGCCTACCTGATCATCAACGCGATGGCTGATGCGGTATTCTACTTCCTGCCTGTGCTGGTCGGTTTCAACGCGGCAAAAAGGCTGGATGGCAATCCACTGCTGACTGCCGTCATCGGGGGCGTGATCATTCATCCGACCATACTCGAGGCGGCGAACAGCGAAGTGAGCATCTTCTCGATCGGCACGGTCGATTTTCCGTTCCTGGCATACACCTATTCGATATTTCCGATGATTCTTGCAGCATGGATGGTCAAAAAGCTCGAGGACTGGCTGAAGACCTGGGTGTCGGCGTACATACAGGCGATATTCATCCCCATCGTCGTCATCGGCATCGTGGCGACGGCCACGCTCATACTCACAGGACCGGTACTGATCGGATTCTCTTCACTGCTCGCCAATGGACTCGAATCCATGCTGAGCCTGAATGCACCGATATTCGGCGCGATCATCAATGGATTCTACCAGCTACTGGTGATCTTCGGCCTGCACTGGGGCATCATCCCGATCTATGTCAATGACTTTGCGACACTCGGATACAGCTATCTGTCTGCGATGGTGAGCATGACCATCGTCGGCCAGGGCGGGGCGGCCCTTGGCGTGGCCGTCAAAACGAAAAAGGCGGACATCAAGGAACTCGGGTATGCCGGCGCCTTTTCTGCATTCTGCGGCATTACGGAGCCGGCAATCTACGGCATCAACCTGCGTTTCCGCAGACCGTTCATATGTGCCAGCATCGCCAGTGCAGTCGGCGGCTTCCTGACGGGCCTGCTCGGCATCAACATGTGGAGCATCATCGGATCGATCATCGGGCTGCCTTCCTTCATCGATCCCGACAACGGCATCACTGAGAACTTCTGGTATGCCATCCTCGTCACAGCAATCACGCTGTTCCTGGCCTTCGGTCTCACCTATGTATGGGGATACAATGACAGGATGGAAATGGCGAAAAAACGCGAAAAACCGAAGAATCCGGCGAAAGCCGAACTGGCCAAATAG
- a CDS encoding dihydrofolate reductase, protein MLAYVWAEDENKLIGREKALPWRLPADIKFFKDVTMRGDIVTGRKTYETIPNRPLPGRRNIVLTLQADYEAPGAIVVHSKEEILALEKENGEDLYIIGGATLFRMFEDEVDALYRTVIHDTFEGDTYFPADFDYSPFERVEAWPGPVDEKNRYPHTYEVWRRK, encoded by the coding sequence ATGCTTGCCTACGTGTGGGCGGAAGATGAAAACAAACTGATCGGCAGGGAAAAGGCGCTGCCCTGGCGGCTCCCTGCAGACATCAAGTTCTTCAAGGATGTGACGATGCGCGGGGATATCGTAACGGGCCGAAAGACATATGAGACGATCCCGAACCGGCCACTGCCGGGCCGTCGCAACATCGTCCTGACGCTGCAGGCGGACTACGAGGCCCCCGGCGCCATCGTCGTGCATTCCAAAGAGGAGATACTGGCGCTTGAGAAGGAGAATGGGGAGGACCTGTACATCATCGGCGGTGCCACATTGTTCAGGATGTTCGAAGATGAGGTCGATGCACTCTACCGCACTGTCATCCATGATACCTTCGAAGGTGACACGTATTTCCCTGCGGATTTCGACTATAGCCCATTCGAACGGGTCGAAGCATGGCCGGGCCCTGTAGACGAGAAGAACAGATATCCGCACACGTATGAAGTGTGGCGGCGCAAGTGA
- a CDS encoding tryptophan-rich sensory protein produces the protein MSKQKKWAIGYLVAFIFMIFVNYLTTTNVGGVANDNESIIQPAGFAFSIWGLIYILLFAWVIKAFFAKTWEGSMAYRLKFWPIVNFLLNAVWIIVFTQQWIFASVIVIIALLYTLAEMYSTMTETGYHWFDRLPFSIYFAWVTVATIVNIFTLAVDNNVESILGLGELAWTNLILIVATLIGVAIALYFRDWLYPLVFTWPYFAIYTKNDGEYASLDIVLLVAAIVLLVTAIIVAFKKMRGESKVPAENR, from the coding sequence ATGTCCAAACAGAAGAAGTGGGCGATTGGATATCTTGTCGCATTCATCTTCATGATTTTTGTGAACTACTTGACCACCACCAATGTGGGCGGTGTGGCGAACGATAATGAATCAATCATCCAGCCGGCAGGTTTCGCATTCTCGATCTGGGGCCTGATCTACATCCTGCTATTCGCATGGGTCATTAAGGCGTTCTTTGCGAAAACATGGGAAGGTTCTATGGCGTACCGCCTGAAATTCTGGCCGATCGTCAATTTCCTGCTGAATGCCGTGTGGATCATCGTCTTCACCCAGCAGTGGATATTCGCGTCCGTAATCGTGATCATCGCACTCTTGTATACATTGGCGGAAATGTATTCCACGATGACTGAAACCGGCTATCACTGGTTCGACCGGCTGCCGTTTTCCATATATTTTGCCTGGGTGACGGTGGCGACCATCGTCAACATTTTCACACTGGCCGTGGACAACAATGTCGAGAGCATCCTGGGGCTGGGCGAACTTGCCTGGACGAACCTTATACTGATCGTGGCGACCCTGATCGGCGTGGCAATCGCGCTCTACTTCAGGGACTGGCTGTATCCGCTCGTCTTCACCTGGCCGTATTTTGCCATATATACGAAGAACGATGGGGAATATGCCAGCCTTGATATCGTCCTGCTCGTAGCGGCCATCGTCCTGCTGGTGACGGCGATCATCGTCGCATTCAAAAAAATGCGCGGTGAATCCAAAGTACCGGCTGAAAACCGCTAG
- a CDS encoding FAD-dependent monooxygenase: MEKEVLIVGAGPTGLALAIGLERHGVPFRLIEQHDGPGTTSRAMVVHARTLEFYRQFGLAHRLVEAGIVENAVHIYKDRMEVGTIPLGEMGTGISPYPYLLSLAQDVHESILVEYLGSKGVRVEWQTKLMSFEEKEDHIEAEICSQGEASHASFAYVCGCDGAHSTVRHQLGLDFPGGTYSQMFFVADAENTQPFKGMSAGFRGSEFNLALNIRTTGTVRLIGVIPPHLIDPEPPAEFDPLIPHVESVLPVKVGRVNWYSPYKVHHRVAESFRRGRTFILGDAAHIHSPAGGQGMNTGIGDAFNLAWKLALVMQGRMDRSILDTYEPERIAFARKLVATTDRIFREAVNRKRFRNIIMPHVLPKLVQFSKVRRMLFKVISQTRIRYPDSPLSEGKSGRIEAGDRLPWIRMEDGDNFEPLVSVDWQLHVYGHPNGEVKQLSDRSGIPLHHARWTKGMKRKGIRKNAAYLIRPDGHVGVATTTGNVGRIEGYIKRFNLKME, translated from the coding sequence ATGGAGAAGGAAGTGTTGATCGTCGGGGCGGGGCCGACCGGACTCGCTCTTGCCATCGGCCTGGAGAGGCATGGCGTCCCCTTCCGTCTCATCGAACAGCATGACGGTCCCGGCACGACTTCGCGGGCGATGGTCGTCCATGCGCGGACACTCGAATTCTACCGGCAGTTCGGCCTCGCGCATCGACTGGTCGAAGCCGGCATCGTGGAGAATGCCGTCCACATCTACAAGGACCGGATGGAAGTGGGCACGATACCACTCGGGGAAATGGGTACGGGCATCAGCCCCTACCCCTACCTGCTGAGTTTGGCCCAGGATGTACATGAGTCGATCCTTGTCGAATACCTGGGATCCAAGGGCGTCCGGGTGGAATGGCAGACGAAGCTGATGTCATTTGAGGAAAAGGAAGACCACATCGAAGCGGAAATATGCAGCCAAGGGGAAGCGTCGCATGCGTCATTCGCGTATGTATGCGGCTGTGATGGGGCCCATAGTACCGTTCGGCACCAGCTTGGGCTCGATTTTCCCGGCGGGACGTACAGTCAGATGTTCTTCGTCGCGGATGCTGAAAACACACAGCCGTTCAAAGGGATGTCGGCAGGCTTCCGGGGGAGTGAATTCAACCTGGCGCTGAACATCCGGACGACCGGGACCGTCCGTCTGATCGGCGTCATTCCGCCCCATCTGATCGACCCGGAACCCCCTGCTGAATTCGATCCGCTCATCCCGCATGTTGAAAGTGTACTGCCCGTCAAAGTGGGCAGGGTGAACTGGTACTCCCCCTACAAGGTCCACCACCGTGTGGCGGAATCCTTCAGACGGGGACGCACCTTCATCCTGGGCGACGCCGCCCATATCCACAGTCCGGCAGGCGGCCAGGGCATGAACACCGGCATCGGTGATGCCTTCAATCTGGCATGGAAGCTTGCCCTTGTCATGCAGGGAAGGATGGACCGCAGCATCCTCGATACGTACGAGCCGGAAAGGATCGCCTTTGCACGGAAGCTCGTTGCGACGACCGACCGTATATTCAGGGAAGCGGTCAATCGGAAACGGTTCAGGAACATCATCATGCCCCATGTTCTCCCAAAACTGGTGCAGTTCTCGAAAGTGCGGCGCATGCTTTTCAAAGTCATCTCCCAGACAAGGATCCGCTATCCCGACAGTCCGCTGAGTGAAGGAAAAAGTGGACGGATCGAAGCCGGAGACCGCCTGCCATGGATTCGGATGGAAGATGGCGACAACTTCGAACCGCTTGTGAGCGTGGATTGGCAGCTCCATGTCTACGGTCATCCGAATGGAGAGGTTAAGCAGCTGTCCGACCGGTCAGGCATCCCGCTCCACCATGCCCGATGGACAAAAGGGATGAAGCGGAAGGGCATCAGAAAAAATGCCGCCTACCTGATCCGTCCTGACGGTCATGTCGGCGTGGCCACGACCACGGGAAATGTCGGACGTATCGAGGGGTACATCAAACGGTTCAATCTGAAAATGGAATAG
- a CDS encoding pyridoxamine 5'-phosphate oxidase family protein, which translates to MEQSKAIERITEILDESKIGVLSTAQNNEPNARYMWFYNDGLTLYAKTNDQSPKYDELAGNPKAHVLLGFHDSRNHAFVEVYGDVERINAQETIDWLWEDADAEFFDSKDNPHLKVLKITPTDIKIMNDDKYEEVKLSL; encoded by the coding sequence ATGGAACAGTCAAAGGCGATAGAACGCATTACCGAAATATTGGATGAATCGAAGATTGGCGTATTGTCCACAGCACAGAATAATGAACCGAACGCGCGGTACATGTGGTTCTATAATGATGGACTGACACTATATGCGAAGACGAATGACCAGTCGCCGAAATATGATGAGCTCGCAGGTAATCCGAAAGCGCATGTACTGCTCGGGTTCCATGACTCTCGGAATCATGCGTTCGTCGAAGTATATGGTGACGTCGAGCGCATCAATGCTCAGGAGACGATCGACTGGCTATGGGAGGATGCGGATGCAGAATTCTTCGATTCGAAAGACAATCCGCACCTGAAGGTGCTGAAGATTACACCGACGGATATCAAGATCATGAATGATGATAAATATGAAGAAGTGAAACTGTCATTATAA
- a CDS encoding glutathione ABC transporter substrate-binding protein: MKKYLFLMLSLFFVLVLAACTDDGEVEEEAEGDGEASADDAETSEDITMSLLATPNSMDPHAANDQPSNHVNVNIYEGLVRFTPDLEIEPALAESYEQIDDVTWEFKLREGVEFHDGTPFNAEAVKTNLDRVRDEEVGAPVAFLFELIDAVEVVDENTVHIKTIHPFAALPSHLAHPAGGMISPAVIEADYAQYEDGGEILTEVNRNPVGTGPFKFEEISEGDYVTLTRNEDYWGEPAKSASFTFKAVPEDATRIAELMTDTADLIYPVDPNDYAQIDESDDTKMNETESVRMEYVGFNTEKAPFDDPVVRQAIAMAIDKQAIIDEMLVGRAKVADTPLAPAVFGHSEDLDTVENDKEAARALLEENGYADGFTAEITVMDRTAADMAAFIQEELGDLNIELEIYQLESGAFLDYVGGGDHDMFIGGWGTVTLDADYGLYALFHSSNIGTSGNRSRYSNEEVDALLDEARSATDEESRLALYEEAQQIILDESPIIPIYHPSLLTGLGADIEGYGQHPASFHFLKDVHR, translated from the coding sequence ATGAAAAAGTATTTGTTTTTGATGCTGTCGCTGTTTTTCGTACTTGTGCTGGCTGCATGTACAGATGATGGTGAAGTTGAAGAGGAAGCGGAAGGGGATGGTGAGGCGAGCGCAGATGATGCGGAAACATCCGAAGACATCACCATGAGCCTGCTTGCGACACCGAATTCCATGGATCCGCATGCGGCGAACGACCAGCCGTCCAATCATGTGAACGTGAATATATATGAAGGTCTGGTAAGATTCACGCCGGATCTCGAAATCGAGCCCGCGCTTGCGGAATCCTACGAACAGATTGATGATGTGACATGGGAATTCAAGCTGAGGGAAGGGGTGGAATTCCATGATGGCACACCATTCAATGCTGAAGCGGTCAAGACGAACCTCGACCGTGTAAGGGATGAGGAAGTGGGTGCACCAGTAGCCTTCCTTTTTGAACTGATAGACGCGGTCGAAGTGGTGGATGAAAATACCGTACATATCAAGACCATCCATCCGTTCGCTGCCCTGCCGTCGCACTTGGCACACCCGGCGGGCGGCATGATCAGCCCGGCTGTCATTGAGGCGGACTATGCCCAGTATGAAGATGGAGGAGAGATCCTGACCGAGGTCAACCGCAACCCGGTCGGCACAGGGCCGTTCAAATTCGAGGAGATTTCAGAAGGCGACTACGTGACACTGACCCGCAATGAAGACTACTGGGGAGAGCCGGCCAAATCGGCATCCTTCACTTTCAAGGCAGTCCCTGAGGACGCGACGCGCATCGCGGAACTCATGACGGACACGGCCGACCTGATCTATCCGGTCGACCCGAACGACTATGCACAAATCGACGAGTCGGATGATACGAAAATGAACGAAACGGAAAGTGTCCGGATGGAATATGTCGGATTCAATACGGAAAAGGCACCGTTCGATGATCCGGTCGTAAGGCAGGCAATCGCGATGGCCATCGACAAGCAGGCCATCATCGACGAAATGCTGGTGGGCAGGGCAAAAGTGGCGGATACACCGCTGGCGCCGGCCGTGTTCGGACACAGTGAAGATCTGGACACTGTTGAGAACGACAAGGAAGCGGCAAGAGCACTGCTCGAAGAGAATGGATATGCAGACGGCTTCACTGCCGAGATTACGGTCATGGACCGGACTGCCGCCGACATGGCAGCATTCATACAGGAGGAACTGGGCGATTTGAACATAGAGCTTGAAATCTACCAGCTCGAATCCGGCGCATTCCTCGACTATGTCGGTGGAGGAGATCACGACATGTTCATCGGCGGCTGGGGCACGGTGACGCTGGATGCCGACTATGGCCTCTATGCACTGTTCCATTCCTCCAACATCGGCACATCCGGCAACCGTTCCCGCTATTCCAATGAGGAAGTCGACGCACTGCTCGATGAAGCACGTTCTGCAACCGACGAGGAAAGCCGCCTGGCGCTCTATGAAGAGGCTCAGCAGATTATCCTCGACGAATCACCGATTATTCCGATCTACCACCCATCCCTGCTTACGGGACTCGGGGCGGATATTGAAGGGTATGGACAGCATCCCGCAAGCTTCCATTTCCTCAAAGACGTGCACAGATAA
- a CDS encoding glycerol dehydrogenase → MAKIVFQSPGKYIQGAGVLATLGEETEKLAKNPLAISDEMVWSITSEKITESFSNANIDFVYEEFKGEASETEIDRLSDVGKENEVDIIIGVGGGKTLDTSKAIADNLKVPVIIVPTTASTDAPTSSLSVIYSDEGEFTGYRFYDKNPDLILVDSEVVVNAPIKLFTSGMSDAMATLVEARAVLKSNGETMVGGQPTLASVAIAEKCEETLFKHGHAAYKAASKGLVTPQVEAVIEANTLLSGLGFENGGLAAAHAIHNGFTTLSGDIHHLSHGEKVTYGTLVQLMLENSSDETMLKYIEFYKGIGMPTTLKEMHLEDTDYEDLVKVGQLATDPNDTFANLSDKITPEEVANAILAVSELSSR, encoded by the coding sequence ATGGCGAAAATCGTATTCCAATCTCCGGGCAAATATATACAGGGAGCAGGAGTCCTTGCAACCTTGGGCGAAGAGACGGAGAAACTGGCCAAAAATCCCCTTGCCATCTCTGATGAAATGGTCTGGTCAATCACTAGTGAGAAGATTACAGAAAGCTTCAGCAATGCCAATATCGATTTTGTATATGAAGAATTCAAAGGTGAAGCCTCTGAAACTGAAATTGACAGACTGAGTGATGTTGGAAAAGAAAATGAAGTTGACATCATCATCGGTGTAGGTGGCGGCAAAACCTTGGATACTTCCAAAGCGATTGCCGACAACTTGAAAGTACCAGTAATCATTGTTCCGACCACCGCTTCCACCGACGCACCAACCAGCTCCCTTTCGGTCATATACTCCGATGAAGGTGAATTTACCGGCTATCGGTTCTATGACAAGAACCCAGATCTGATTCTTGTCGATTCCGAAGTCGTCGTAAACGCACCAATCAAGTTATTCACTTCAGGTATGAGTGATGCCATGGCCACGCTTGTAGAAGCCCGTGCAGTATTGAAAAGCAACGGGGAAACGATGGTAGGCGGGCAGCCTACACTTGCTTCCGTCGCAATAGCCGAAAAATGCGAAGAAACATTGTTCAAGCATGGTCATGCAGCTTACAAGGCAGCATCCAAAGGACTTGTAACTCCGCAGGTGGAAGCTGTTATAGAGGCCAACACCCTTTTGTCCGGGCTCGGTTTCGAAAACGGTGGCCTTGCTGCCGCCCACGCAATCCATAACGGCTTCACTACACTGTCAGGGGATATTCATCACCTCTCCCATGGTGAAAAAGTGACCTATGGTACACTCGTTCAGCTGATGCTTGAAAACAGTTCTGATGAAACAATGCTCAAGTACATCGAGTTCTACAAGGGTATTGGCATGCCGACGACACTCAAAGAGATGCACCTTGAAGATACAGACTATGAAGATCTCGTAAAAGTTGGTCAACTGGCAACGGACCCGAACGACACATTTGCCAACCTGAGTGACAAGATTACTCCAGAAGAAGTAGCGAACGCCATTCTTGCTGTCAGCGAGCTAAGTAGCAGATGA